The Emys orbicularis isolate rEmyOrb1 chromosome 9, rEmyOrb1.hap1, whole genome shotgun sequence genomic sequence GGCTAAAAAGTAggtaggggaggggaagagagccagtattttaaaattaaattttaaatatttgcatatttattttaaacctctaGCACTATTGATATATAGTGATTCTTTACTGTCAATTTTACAAGCTTTAGCTACAAAGAGCAAGGCTGGTGCAATTCCCTTTTGAGGATAGGTACCACTGATCAAAGGTTTGCTCAGAGTTCTGAAGTTGAACACTAAGAATCTTAATATACAGCTATCCTGTCCAATTTACAAAAAGGAACACAAGAATGTCTGTCTGATTTAAACTCAATTCTACTGTTATTTCTACAAACTAGGGAGGATCCAAGTACCAATTCCTGGACATTCAGTCATTCAAGACTTGGTGAGGGGAGGGGAATTCAATTCAAGCCCACACCAAGCTCCTGAGAAACCTCAAAGTGCACCCCAACAATTACACATTATCTGAACAAAGATTGAGAAACagaaagggcctgatcttgcaaagtctCCACAGACAGAACTCCCATTCATGCCACTGGGAGCTGTAAGTATAGAGAGCTTGCTACACCGGTCCCAGAACCAGTAACTGGAATTATGAAGGAAGAAGATTGTTTGGCATGTTCTACTCACACTGGGGATGGGATTGCTCCAGGGTTGTCAATAGATACAGTCAGAATGCCTCCATTTGTGGTAGAAGTTCGCCATCTAGTTTGAAAGCACAGGAATCACGTATGCAGGCTGAAATTCCAGCGTACCATTTGGGCTTTACATGAAATGCACATTCCTGACTAGCCACTATTTTAAAAGTCTGTCAGAACTCTAGTTTTCAGAGTATAGGGTGGTATACCAAGACTACATACAACCAGGCACAAGCTACACATCTATATGGACCACTAGCATAGACTGAGCACAGGCCTTTGAAGCCACTAAATTGTCTAACTATTCAGAGCATCTCTAGATGACATCAGGTGAAGAGTGCCAACACATAATCCATCCTAGCATTTCAATAATTGCTAGAGCAATGATGGGAGTTTCTGAAAATATTCAGTGCAGATAAGACCAGATAGGTCCATCAAATCCAATAATGAGTCTGAAATTCTGTGACATATGCTGCTCTCATATGAGCTGTTTATTCTTCCTACTATAGCTTGCTGCAATCCCTTTTGCTTATCCATGAAGAGCCTGGGAAGTGGAGTTTCCCTCTTTCCTCATAGACATGCCGATCTTATCTTATCCTTTTCACATGTAAGCCTGGAAAATGGCCTGTCTCACTGATTTTAAACTGTTTTACAGGCTCTGGATTTATAAATTAGGTACAGTAGCTGCTACATCGACAGGAGGGGAGAAACTACTGTCCTATATAGAGCCtaagttaaagttttaaaatgaCAGAGCCTTGGGCGCAGAGCTTACTTAGTAGCTCTGAAATTGGCAACAGATCCCTCATTCCTGGAAGCATCTTGTGCAAGTGATCCTTCCAGTTAAACTAAGAGCTGCTGTAAAAGCAGGAAGGCAGGCgggaaggagggagaaagggatgaACACTGTTTCCCACCAAACACATAGTACATCATCCAAATTCATGTCACTACTCAACTCAGAAGCCCACAAAAGAAGGTTCCAGTCACCACAACAGGAGCAAGTTAGAGTGCTCTGGATACAACAGGACTAAAGCAAAGCAGTTTAAATGGATAATGCCTTAACTGTAGCTCTTCAGCTGAAATATGACACTTACTGGCGAGTTCTCTTTGCTGCCTGATTATCCAGAAGTTCTTCTACTGGCTGTACTTGTGCCTGCACCTGAAAACACAGAAAGATGGGTACAGGATTTGAATACTGTTACGCTTCCTGATCTTGCAGTGTGAGGTTTTAAAACATGAACAAGAATCTATGAACACATCCATAAGATGTATACCAAAAACAGATCTACAACTTTAGTGCTGTTCAACTGCAGATGGTCACCTAAGGCCCCAGAAACTCATGTTCCCTTGGAGCATAGGCAATTTTTATAAAGGGATTAAAATGAAGAAATTTGCCAAAAATGTAACCCAATAGGCAAGACAGAGAGGAGAGAGATTCCATCCAGAGTCATAAGGACCAGACAGGGTGGAAGCTTACCCACACACATGGCTGGAATAGAGGAGAGAGATTCACAAACTGGGATGTGGTGAAAAGAAACTTACTATAAGAGATTCTGTATCTAATGCCACTGAATCCCCCTACCAATTTGCAGTTTTATCACATTCTGATTGTGTTTTTTAATCTCCCCTCCTGTAGTCTGAAAAATCCTCACTAAAGCAAGTGATTCCACATGGATTGACCCCTGTATCTGTGCAGAACCCCACTGAAGTAAGTGGCGCTCGTGTCTACCCATGCAGTGTCAGTTACAGTTAGGGCTCAAacatataaaggaaaaaaattaaaaaccacttTTCTCTTTACATTCTTAGTTATTTGACTGTTACTTATGAGGCGGATTGCTCTAGATGTATATGGTTTAACCATAAATCTGTATAACCACTTATGGTTTAAGGATAAACAAATCATGCAATTCTGAAGCTTACTGCTTTCCATCCTTCAACTAAAGGCAAACTTTAAAAGCCCATACGTAGCTTTAAACAATTTACCTTCAAGAAGAAGCTGCAAGGGCTTACCACTATCCTGAAATACACACCCCAATTCCATAAACCTCAGAATGATTCAACTGTTTTTGGGGTACAAAAAGACTCACATTGCTCTACAAGAAATCTTTAACTCAAGATAGGCCCAGGTTTTTCCTGGAATGGTAAGTATATGGTTCCAAGGCCACTTGAAGTGTTGTCTTTTCAGAGATCAAAGACGACACATCAAGTGATTTTATTCAGAGTTGATCTAGATAGTCTGATCCATCAAATGGGGAGCTGACGAAGAAAATAACATTCATTTTAGAGTCTAGtgcacagtatttcttttatttaagaaaatgtttattGTACCTTCAGACCCCTCCTGAAGAGGAAAGTTGCTTGACGCATGTCTTTCTGCTGGTTTAGTTTATTTCCAATTCTGGCAAAAGTGGATGGTATATTACTCCTGTAACATTTTACAAAATAAGAACAATATCATTATCAAAAACTTATATGGACAGCCAATTTTTAGAGAAAAATAGAACAAGACTGTGGATAATGGAGTCAAGAAGCAAACATCTCATATTCCCCAATGCATCACTAAGACAAGTCAGATGGTAGCTACATTTAGAAACTGAGCCTTTTAACTTTGTTTGTCCCAACTAAATATTTAAATAGGGTAGAGTGGGTTTATTAAATCTacgtttttcttttaaaagacacATGGAGTTGTCACGGCTACAGGGGAAACTACACCTTAGACCACTTTTTAGTCTCTCAGGTGCACCCTATAGGTGATAGGCCTGGCTTCCTGCACCTCATTTTGGGTGGAACCACTCAGTCCAACTACACTCAGACTAGGTCATGGAGGCCCCCCAGGAGGTCCAAAGTGAGTGGACTCTCTGAGGggggctcagagagagagagaggggtgtgctGAAGGCTCAGATGTGTGGTTCCAGGAGGAGGCGGTGCCTAGGGCTTAACCCCCAAGAATGTGACCCCCAAGGAGGGCTATCACACCAAAGGAggttcctcccagggaccatACGGAGCCAAGAGAGCATGGGtcctgtgagtctgtgacaacATGGTAGCAAGGATGGTTGGCGAATGCATCCCGTAGACTATTAGCAGGTAGACAGTGAGCTCGCTGCTTTGGTCACCGCATCAAAATAAGGGGGAGTTATCACTCCCATGTGGAGATGGGCAGGGACCAACCCTGGGTCCCACTCTGCTCCACATGGGAGAGGTAACGCACCCTGGTTTTGATGCTGTGACCAAAGTAAGGAGCTGGCTGTCTACCCTCATGGTTTGGGATTTCCTTTGATCCTAGGCTCAGCTATAGAACAAGTAAGAGATTCTGCCTGGAGCCAGACAGGGGAGTATTCCCCAAAAACTGATTTTCATGATCTCCTCCAGGATTCTTATCTGTgtcattgttttgtttcctgtttctGCTTTAACAACCCTCTGATTTAAATCCTGGAAGTAAGGCAGGTTGATATCAACAGATAATCTGAAGGGCACATGATATTTATTGATTTACTTTCCTACGCAAGAGCCTACAAATGATTTTCTAGTTCTTGTATCTATGCTTGCTTGGCTACCTTGCTTGTTTTGGCTCCAATACAAAGCAACGCACCATATACAGTACTCTGCAAATATTAATCCTTCCAAAAACTGCTAATTAGGTAGGCAAAACGGAGATTCGGTGCAAAGGGGTTAAGTGGCTTGCCAAAATCCGCACAAGTCTGTCTAAACTGGTATCGAATCGAGAATTCCTAGCTCTCAGGTCTTGTGTGTCTCTGCAATGTGTCCTGTTTAAATGGTGTTCATCAAGAGATTAGTGTACTGTAGAGGAGCGgattcacccctgcggcgcctcctgctggtctctcagggaattagctcgatctagctccagagcgccctctgcaggccggtgatccacctgtcctctggcccccatgtcccgccctggaccccagtgcccttttacctggggtgctgccccctagcagtaacccTTCACTCttagggtctccccctcccaggggaacccccactttgcctcagtcttggctactgcccagtctccatctagccctcattcactggggcagactgcagtatcagccactcatcacaggcaaaggggttcggacctgctgcctctgcctacccgtgggctgccccctgcaacccagtacctaataggccttaccaggcctgcagcctggggctttcctaggctggagctccccggctccctttgcctttccccagccctgctccactctaggcacttagttaagcttcctgcagccaggctcttctctctctgaacagagagagactgctgagctcctggctcccagcctttatatacaggccagctgtggcctgattggtggcccagctgcagccccttccccaatcagcccagcttttagagctgcagccctctgcagggctgcttttaacccctgcagccctctttcagggctggtttcaagatcttcagggcaggagcgggtgtccaccccgctacaagtaCCAATATAAGTCAATCTTTTAATTCAGCTGTGCCCTCTATAGAGAAAACTGCCTATTTTTAAGTGAGACATCAATGATAATAAAATTGCTAAAGTTGTTTAACCAAGTTTTTATGGTCTAATTGCCAAAACCATTTTGGAAGACAGTagcagattttttgtttttttaatgatggAAATCTGGAGACCTCCAAGAACATCTACTAAATTATGTACTCCTGAACAAAATGGGGTGATatggaaagggggaggagggagaaatcaACTGATGAACAAAGGTTAGGTTGATTTCCTTAGGTGAAACCAGCCCAACACTCTAATGAAGCGTGTGCTACTGCCAATATTTGGATAGAAATAGAAAGCAGTCAGAGAAATATTCTACCCTAAAACAAAAATTTAGCCTTATGCATCTCATGACTGCACAGTCCACATATTTAGCATTTCCACTTGAACAGGACAATAGAAGTGCCTGGTTTATTTTGGCCGAAACCAGAGGATCCCTGTCCACATACAAGAGTTGGATGGACAAACCCCCAAGTCATTTGGCTCACGATAGAGCGAGACTATACAACATACATTTGACGCTGCAAGTTACTTACTCTCCGGCAGCCTTTACATTAGAATGCTCTAGTCTTAATAGAAAGTCTACAATTTTAAACATAGTATTCAAAAGGTGAAAAATTAAGTGTTccaggtatccctaaacctctgactgccaggagctgggactggacaacgagGGATGAATCACtcagttgccctgttctgttcattccctctaaagcctctggcactgtccactgtcagaagacagggtactgggctagacagaccattactctgacccagtatggccattcttaattTCTTAAGTGATCCAGACAATTAATGGGATTCACACCAGCAGCTATGGGGCAAGGTTTAATATTTAATGTGCATAATATTGCCTTGTGTggtaaactgtttttaaaatggaagcatcTGCAGTTTAACACAGTACATTGGAATAATTTCGGAGCAAACAAAGTACACTATAGTTTTCATGAAACTGAAAACGGTAGTAGATCCTGTAAAGTGTCTTACAATGAGAGCAAAGTTACTTAAATAAGAATTGTCACTTTTAAAGTTACCTGAATTTAAGATGAACATGTATTAACCATTTTTATAGATTTGGAACACTCGAGCTACATATTTTATTGTGTTAAATGGAGGTAAGTAGCAGGTGTAAGTGAAGAAAGCTGCTTCCTAACAGTTCCAGGAAACAACTGATCCCATCATCAGGGCACACAAATCAGAGTATTGCATGAGGGCTACTAACTGTACAAGATTTTAatcctactactgctgccagtcTTAGCTCTCTTGGTCCCAAGTCAGCACTGACAGAAACAGAACTCATCACTATCGAAGGGATGAGCTGGAAAAGGCATCTCAAAACAGCAGTTAGAAATCTCACCTCCTGTTTAATGGGACCGGCCTCCTGAGAGCTGGCATTTGTTTTCTCTGCAATTCAAATGGCCTCTGAAGGGtcattttccttttcaaaactGGATAGTTTCGCTGtgtgttctttaaaaataaaaaggaattaaaTATCCAAGTAATGGTGCCCTTTCACAACTCATTCAAAGTTAATGATATcaatctaaatcagtggttttcaaacttttttctgacgacccagttgaagaaaattgttgatgccagCGACCCAACGGacctgggaatgaggggtttggagtgtgggagggggctcagggctggggcagacggttggggtgcaggggtgagggctgcagggtggggctgggaatgcaggattcagggtgtgggaggggtctctgggcagggggttgaggtgcaggagggggtcagggctctgggctgggggtgcaggctctggggttggggtgcatgaaggggctccaggttttgggggggctggggcaggggattgggatgcgggGTTACCTCCGTTGGCTccggtcagcagcacagctggggtgcagaggtaggcttcccgcctgtcctggcaccgtggaccgcactgcaccccagaagcggccagcagcgggtccggctcctaggtggaggcgcgcaAGCGGCTCCGCGcagctcttgcccgcaggcaccgcccccccagctcccattggccaggagtgtagagccggtgcttggggcgggggcagcacacggaggcccATGGCCCCCCGCCTACAAGCCAGacctggtgctggctgcttccagggcgcagcacggtgtcagaacaggtagggactactaGTTTTTACTGGACGGCCgccagggtccctgggtgctgagcaaggtgACCCAGTGCCTCGCATTCCACGACCCAAACTTTGAAAATCACCGATCTAAATGTCTCATGGATTACTTCACTTAAGTTGATGGACAGATTTATACCATCAAGAGATTTACCTCTTTGTTATCAAGATTATTTATTCCCTTCCTCCAAGCCTCCCCCCCGGCCAAAAAAGTAGTCATTATAATCTAAATTTTACCATCTGTCCAAGACCTTGTTACAAGTTGCAATTTGGAGAATATACTTAAGCATAACTTGTATACCTCTGAAAATATACACTACAAGCAGTTCTAGGATCCTTAAAGAGTCACCATGGTTTCAGCAAGCGTTGTTAGAAGATGTCAAATCAATTCAACCATATTTTCCTTACTGTTGATTCTCCATGTATAAAACACTTCCCTTCCTCTTATAATTAGcttgctgctcctcctgcctgaATCCTTATGAACATAACCATCCACTGTGATGTCAAGAATCACTTCCATGATTTTGATGAATTCCATATTCTAGCATACTTGCCACATGAGACGAGCACACCGCCTGGCCTAAGTCAACTCAAAATTAGAACCTTGCtgttaagttttttaaaaaaatctactacATTTGTTTAAGACTGGACTTATATCTGTTCTGGACTTGTGCCAGACTATTTCTGTTAAACCAAGCAATCAGTAACAGATTTAGAGTCTGCTAACTCATGGACTACCAGAACTAGGTACAAGttctacatgccattgtagagAGAATCTCAAGTTTCATATGGCAGTGTTTTTCTATTCTTAACTTTTGCACATCACAAATAAGCAGAGGTTAACAGTCACATTCTGATTACTTTTGTTACTCCCCCACCTGTACTTGTTCTAGGATTTAAATCACTTCAGATAGGATTATTCAAAAATGCCTTCACTTCATATGGTACGAAGCATTACATTCTGGCTTTAAGTGTTTGCGAATATCGCTCTAAACTCAAGTCAGATTTGGAGTAGGGTGAGGGAAAAGCTAGATAGTATTCAGAGTTAGGCTATTTTAATGTAATGTTACGGGCTAGAAACATTGTTGTAACAGTATAAAGGCATTCCGGACTAGTAAATCTTTCAAAGAACTGGTCTTGGACAAGTTATCATGACAAGATTTGCAATACTTATTTTAACGCAGATGTGTTTTACCAGATACTTGTGTTAACATTATACTATAAATAcatttagatattttaaaaactagTCATTCTGAATCTTTTATAGTCTGCTTGTCACACTAATTATTCACTTCTTACTTTAGGAATAACTCTCCCATTGCCAAGCACGGACAGTTATACAAGGTACAAAAAATTGTATTCCTACCTTCTCGCTAAGTGGTTGTCTGTTCAGAGGACTAATCCCTCCACGTGAACCTAGTACTTTCCtcgctgccaagccagttataaCTCCATAGGGCCGCTTCTTCCCTGTTACCCTCCTCCTGCGTCCCAAACGGTTCTTACCGAAACCTACAGTGGAAAAAAGAAGCACTACTAAACTGTTTCAGAAGGAGATACCATAGCCTATAGCCTTGGGCACATGATATTCAGTGACGGCTAGCTGCACAGTTACAATGTAAGCTGTGAAACAGATGTTTTCAAAGCATGGGGCATGCTGCCCTAAGGGGCTGCAACAAGGTTATCGGGAGGCATGAGGACCTGATAGGGCCATGCTGAACAGCCAGGGTCAGCAGGGGACTCTGCCCAGCAGAGGAAGTGGGTGGGGTTCTATGAAGATTGTCTCGCCAGGATCAGGCTCCCTGCCCATCTTGCTcccccacagctgcagccacAAAGTGCAGTCACTCTCCTCTTCTGGAAAGGCAGACACAGACTCTGagtggggggctgcaggctgcaccCTGGGAGTACTGCTCTTtccctgccagacagagccccctgctggccccagccCTTCAGCACAGCCTCAGGGCACAGAGCCCCATCCGCGTCCCCTGACTGATAGAGCCTGTGCAGGGGAAGCAGACAGAGCCATGCTGAAGGGCCGGAGGCTGTAGGGTATTTAGTCTGGTGGAGGGATGGGCAGTACTCATGGGCTGCAGCCTTCTGTTCCCCTCCTGACACCAGCCCTTcaggcagggagccaggtccTGGCAGCCGAGGCTACCTGACCACTGTAGAGAGTGGAAGGCTTCCTCAATTGCCACATGGTGAGTACTCCCCACCCCCTATGGTACCATTACGTAAAAAGAGGGAGACATGAATCTCTGAAGGGGACACAACAAGAGTTGGGGAACCTCTGTCTTAAAGCAAAAGTTATTGGCCTCATGTTGCAGATGCTGATGCTGCTACATCACATAAGTCAGTTCAAGGTTGGCCTTAAACCAAGAAGATAACTATATCAGACCATAGCCGAACAGCACAAAATGGCATATTTTATTTCAACTCTCTGATCATACAGCAAGCAACAAGAGTCTGGAAAGTCCCAGCTTATAAAACAGGAATTATACTCAGATGTGGTCTACACTGTCAACATCTACCAtcctggagggcccagctgcaacAGTGGGCTCCACAGGCAGGATTCTAACCATTTGGTTTTGTGCTATAAGTGAGACAATTTAATCATATTCCTAAATAGCATTAGACCCTGTAAAGACCAAGACTAATAGGATTTGAGAACACAAGTTGGTCTCCCTTCTACAGTAATAAACAAACCATGTTTTTGCTCTGTTTTGAAGGGGAACACACACCCTGTTATAAACATGTTCAAGGACAGATTTTTCAGTGTATAATGGACTGGACAGTAGAAACCAGAGGTAGAGCACTTCATTCTAGGTCAGCAGCGCTGAAAGTAGTTACATCTGACCAGGGCATGGAGGATTGTCTCAAAGTGACTTCCTTCCTATTGGAAGTGGTATGGAAAGCAAAAAAAGGGTGAAGATTTTTTAGACTGTTTTCCACTAACTTCTTCTTACCACCCCACACTCCCAATCTCCAACTCCTCTCTCCTTGATGTCCTGCTGAAGAAGCTTGACAGCACATTAAATGACCTCCAGAAGCTCATTTCTCAGCTGCTCCCGTATAGCAAAGGATCTGCTGCAGCATCATGCACCGGGTTCTAGGTATTCCATAATTCCACAGTTCCAGTTTACTGCGGAATCCACCCCTTGCTTCAGaaccaaatatttcatttaagGTTTCCAgtcctcatggttgtgaagaTCACTTTGAAAAAGTGAAATGAGTATAATCAATGCAGCAGCTCTTCTTAGTCTGCCAGCTTGAAATCGCAGCTCTGGGATGTATGGACTGTCCTATTCATCTCAAAACTTGCATTTCACAATCATTTTCAATGTGAGCACTTATTCTATTGTTGATTATTGCATCTGATGCAGCATTGGGGATGAATTTTGCCTGATGTATTAAGTACATCACCTGATATGAAATTTTGTCAAGTGCCAATATTTACTATGAGGTTTTTATTCACTATATTTGCCCCCCACACCTATCTCTAATTCAAGATACTTAAACACATTTGTAAAGTACACAGTGAACACTCCTTACACATTTGATCCAGGCTACCCTAGTAAAAAGAACAACCTCTGAGGCCTGGAACAGACATGTGGGGGAACACATCCAtactaacttttacagatatGTAAAATACCTTGAATTAGGGATAAAAAAGGTATAATGAAGGCTCATAGAAGCTGGAGCACAGCATAGCAAAAAAGGAATTAGATTCGAGTTAAGAAGGAATTCACATGAAGAAAAATCTTTAGTCAATAGGCTCCTATTTTGGTTTCAAAGGACCTAGGCCATGAGAAATACCCAAGAATCAGATGTGACAAATGAGAATAATGTCTAATTTTTTTTGTATAGATTGTGTGATTTGATTTCACTGTTCAATTTTGTATTGCTGCTGTCTGAATGCATAGAGTTAAAGCAAAGGAGACTGTAAAAGGGTTGTTAAAGAACCAAGCAAGAAAAGTAAAACAATGAGACAAATAAGAGCCTAACATCAAAGGGTAAACTAAACCCTTATAGAAACTGAAAGATAGACAGACAGTTCAGTGACTGGCCAGAGTGTGTCAGTGGAAAAAGCCAACAGGCTGGGAAGACTCATTCAGAGACAGAAAGAGTATAATGTAAGCAGGAAGCATGTTTCTCCCAATTCAGAAATGGGAATAAGTCTGAGTTCTGGATAGAGAGGTTAAGTTTAAGGAAATGTGTGCAGGACTCTTGTTTCGTATTGCAGCCCTGTGCACTTTGTACCTTTGGGTGAAAGAATAAATGCATTGTTTTGAAGACGTTGTTTGTGAGACACTTTGATCAGCTGCTGTCCCACGCTCCCAAATTTGGACCCACTGAAGTAGTCTTGGTTGGTATCCAACGGACTGTAACCCAGATCCTaatctaagagtgggagaattgcacAATTCCACCCCGGGAGAGATAGGCTCAAGGCCTGACATCTGTGGGGGTGCACTCAGACCCCAAGACGGGACAGTGGTACTGTTGGTTCAGTTTAACAGTGTcaataaagatgaattaaaaacaattattgCTCTATCAAGGCAGAGATATGATATTTAATATTCTGGGAATAAAGACCCCCCCACACGCCCCCCAAAACAAGATCAGTGAATTGCAACAGTGCAGCAATGCCTGAACAATGAGTAGCTGTTGATATGCTTTGGAGAAGAACTGTTCAGAGCCTGAAAAAGCATCCATGTGAAATGAGTAGGGCTCATTTCCCACTAGAGGC encodes the following:
- the FYTTD1 gene encoding UAP56-interacting factor codes for the protein MNGFRVGATPLGFSAAAARSGSSESLEKIDMSLDDIIKLNKKEERKQYSPQMNRRLQQNGTLQFRMRGTRWGIQQQTGFGKNRLGRRRRVTGKKRPYGVITGLAARKVLGSRGGISPLNRQPLSEKNTQRNYPVLKRKMTLQRPFELQRKQMPALRRPVPLNRRSNIPSTFARIGNKLNQQKDMRQATFLFRRGLKVQAQVQPVEELLDNQAAKRTRQWRTSTTNGGILTVSIDNPGAIPSPVSQKPRLTRIPMPPFLMKKEQPEEKKIPKGVTLQFDINSVGKQTGMTLNERFGILKEQRTALSQNKGSRFVTVG